One genomic segment of Pseudomonas fortuita includes these proteins:
- a CDS encoding GNAT family N-acetyltransferase encodes MECHVRPATSRDAAAISRVVIAALRESNSKDYALDVIAQVEQSFSPEAITTQLTKRRVFVALLGENIIGTAGLDGDVVRSVFVDPAHQKGGIGRHLMDVIHTTAASAGIEAVRVPSSITAEKFYTALGYQKIRDAFHVAERTIIMEKRL; translated from the coding sequence ATGGAATGCCACGTTCGTCCCGCTACGAGCAGAGATGCCGCAGCAATAAGCCGCGTAGTTATAGCCGCCCTGCGTGAGTCAAATTCAAAGGACTATGCACTTGACGTGATCGCTCAGGTTGAGCAGAGCTTTTCTCCTGAAGCCATCACCACGCAGCTTACGAAGCGTAGGGTCTTCGTTGCCTTATTGGGCGAAAACATTATTGGCACTGCCGGTCTCGACGGTGATGTCGTCAGAAGTGTTTTTGTTGACCCAGCTCACCAGAAAGGCGGTATCGGGCGGCACTTGATGGATGTAATTCATACAACCGCTGCCAGCGCCGGAATTGAAGCTGTACGTGTGCCATCGTCGATTACAGCTGAAAAGTTTTATACCGCGTTGGGTTATCAGAAAATCCGCGACGCGTTTCATGTGGCGGAGCGCACCATCATAATGGAGAAGCGGCTGTAG
- the rfaD gene encoding ADP-glyceromanno-heptose 6-epimerase has translation MTIIVTGAAGFIGSNLVQALNQRNETDIIAVDDLTDGDKFRNLADSEIADYLDKDDFLDRFARGEFGKVRAVLHQGACSSTVEADGRFMMDNNYRFSRELLASAQQQQVPLLYASSAAVYGAGQDFREQRECERPLNVYGYSKYLFDQQVRRHLMTARSQVVGLRYFNVYGPHEQHKGAMASVALHCFNQYQSHGKVSLFGSYGDYPSGGHLRDFVAVDDVVKVNMFFLDHPQLSGIFNVGSGRAQSFNDVALTVINRLRGYQHQPPLSLEIALLEGILEYGEFPEHLRGKYQCYTCADLERLRAAGYEAATLTVEQGVGLYCDRLQGTQAPALDLARQATAT, from the coding sequence ATGACCATCATCGTAACCGGTGCTGCAGGATTCATCGGCAGCAATCTCGTTCAAGCGCTCAACCAGCGCAACGAAACCGACATCATCGCCGTCGACGACCTGACCGATGGCGACAAATTCCGTAACCTGGCCGACAGTGAAATTGCCGATTACCTGGACAAAGACGATTTTCTCGATCGCTTTGCTCGCGGTGAGTTTGGCAAGGTGCGTGCTGTGCTGCACCAAGGCGCGTGTTCAAGCACCGTCGAGGCTGATGGTCGTTTCATGATGGACAACAACTACCGGTTCAGCCGTGAGTTGCTGGCGTCTGCTCAGCAGCAACAGGTCCCGCTTTTATATGCATCATCGGCAGCTGTCTATGGCGCCGGGCAGGATTTTCGCGAACAACGTGAGTGTGAGCGCCCGCTAAACGTCTATGGCTATTCCAAGTACCTGTTCGATCAACAGGTACGCCGGCATTTGATGACAGCGCGCAGCCAGGTCGTCGGGTTGCGTTATTTCAACGTGTACGGCCCACATGAACAGCACAAAGGTGCGATGGCGTCAGTCGCCCTGCATTGCTTCAATCAGTATCAGTCCCATGGAAAAGTCAGCCTGTTCGGCAGTTATGGGGACTATCCCAGCGGTGGCCATCTGCGTGATTTCGTTGCGGTGGATGATGTGGTCAAGGTCAACATGTTCTTCCTTGATCACCCACAGTTGAGCGGTATCTTCAATGTCGGTAGCGGGCGCGCCCAGTCGTTTAATGACGTCGCCCTGACGGTGATCAATCGGCTGCGCGGGTACCAGCATCAACCCCCATTGTCCTTGGAGATCGCCTTGCTGGAAGGCATTCTGGAATACGGCGAATTCCCTGAGCATTTGCGTGGCAAGTACCAGTGTTACACCTGTGCCGATCTGGAACGCTTGCGCGCTGCAGGCTACGAGGCGGCGACATTGACCGTCGAACAAGGTGTGGGCCTTTACTGTGACAGGTTGCAAGGCACTCAGGCCCCGGCACTTGACCTAGCCAGGCAGGCGACGGCTACTTGA
- a CDS encoding TonB-dependent siderophore receptor — protein MASQWSHAQALVVVEFNVPASTLERSLNAVARQAGAQVLFSSELTAGKQAPALQGRYTLEQALEHVLEHSGLVGKARDERTFIVVPPNDAMMGRGLASTSSTVELANVEITSSRLSSNVVAQARQVNVIEREQLKQLRQGSDGLATLLAKSIPGMADSSRTITDYGQTLRGRTMLVLVDGVPLNTNRDSSRNLANIDPALIERIEVIRGSSAIYGAGATGGIISITTRPAGGEAMAETTLTGVSPLSQMDSDGLGGQLQHHVAGSQGALDYALDFGARHIGASYDAKGHRIAPEPSQGDLFDSNTYNIGGKFGWRIDEQQRVQLSLSHYTAEQDSDYTADPSVSRLPPGSVPAQPLSGLSLDEQNQIKNTLVNLQYAHTEVLGGTLDTQLYYRDYFTRFTPFDARGVATRGRNVDQVMQNSEVFGSRITLRTPLGGSDTEVLWGGDFNQERSDMPIDIFDPQEFDASGGAVFNKIGKLTYMPDLTSRSVGAFAQLQHRFTEQWSMEGGVRYEYATAKYGDFVPLSESTAASPATVEGGKVHYDALLSNISLTYSPVSGQAIYAAFSQGFQLPDIGVQLRNARRDFEVGSSNLEPVKTNNYELGWRGDLGEQTLASLAIFYTTSKLGDVQSFNNGLILTRTQERIYGVEGSADWLTRHEHWGAGGSFTWMKGREQPDGGDWQDMTGYRIPPLKLTAYLQYKPDEDWTHRVQATYFGAEDYRLNGVESFGRRRVEVYTTVDVISQYQLSEGDQISVGVQNLFNRYYYPLYSQLMRNSNNTSHLPAPGAVITASYTHRW, from the coding sequence ATGGCCAGCCAATGGTCGCACGCACAAGCGTTGGTGGTGGTTGAATTCAATGTTCCCGCATCAACACTGGAGCGCTCATTGAATGCCGTGGCTCGCCAGGCGGGCGCCCAGGTGCTGTTTTCCAGTGAACTGACTGCGGGGAAGCAGGCGCCGGCGCTGCAAGGGCGTTACACACTGGAGCAGGCGCTGGAGCATGTGCTTGAGCACAGCGGGCTGGTCGGCAAGGCGCGTGACGAGCGTACCTTCATTGTTGTGCCGCCAAACGATGCCATGATGGGCAGGGGGCTGGCTTCAACCAGCAGTACGGTGGAGCTGGCCAACGTGGAGATCACGTCCTCTCGGCTTTCCAGCAACGTGGTAGCGCAGGCTCGCCAGGTAAATGTCATCGAGCGAGAGCAACTGAAGCAACTGCGCCAAGGCTCTGATGGTTTGGCGACGTTACTGGCCAAGAGCATCCCGGGGATGGCCGATTCAAGCCGAACCATCACCGATTATGGGCAAACCCTGCGTGGACGTACGATGCTGGTCCTGGTCGATGGCGTGCCCCTGAACACCAACCGTGACTCCTCGCGTAACCTGGCCAACATCGACCCGGCATTGATCGAGCGCATCGAGGTGATTCGCGGCAGCAGTGCTATCTACGGCGCCGGTGCAACGGGCGGGATCATCTCTATCACCACGCGGCCAGCCGGCGGTGAAGCAATGGCCGAAACTACGTTGACCGGCGTGTCGCCCTTGAGCCAGATGGACAGCGATGGCCTGGGAGGGCAGTTACAGCACCATGTTGCCGGCTCACAAGGGGCCTTGGATTACGCGCTTGATTTCGGTGCACGCCATATCGGCGCCTCTTACGACGCCAAAGGGCATCGTATTGCGCCCGAGCCGAGCCAAGGCGACCTGTTTGATTCCAACACTTACAACATTGGCGGCAAATTCGGCTGGCGCATTGATGAGCAACAGCGCGTTCAGCTTTCGCTTAGCCACTACACCGCCGAGCAGGACAGTGACTATACCGCCGACCCCTCGGTCAGCCGGTTGCCGCCGGGTTCAGTCCCTGCGCAACCGTTGTCCGGGTTGTCACTCGACGAGCAAAACCAGATCAAGAACACATTAGTGAATCTTCAGTATGCCCACACAGAGGTGCTCGGAGGCACACTCGACACCCAGCTTTACTATCGCGACTATTTCACCCGCTTCACACCATTCGATGCGCGAGGCGTGGCCACCCGCGGGCGCAATGTCGATCAAGTCATGCAAAACAGTGAAGTCTTTGGTAGCCGCATCACGCTGCGAACCCCGTTAGGCGGCTCGGATACCGAGGTGTTATGGGGTGGCGACTTCAACCAGGAGCGCAGCGACATGCCCATCGATATCTTCGACCCGCAGGAATTCGATGCGAGCGGTGGGGCGGTGTTCAACAAGATCGGCAAGTTGACGTACATGCCAGACCTGACGTCCCGCAGCGTAGGCGCATTTGCACAGTTGCAGCACCGCTTCACCGAGCAGTGGTCAATGGAGGGCGGCGTGCGTTATGAATATGCCACTGCTAAATACGGGGACTTCGTGCCGCTGTCCGAATCGACTGCAGCGAGCCCAGCCACGGTGGAAGGCGGCAAGGTGCATTACGATGCGCTGCTTTCCAATATCAGCCTGACTTACTCGCCGGTCAGCGGACAGGCGATATATGCCGCCTTCAGCCAAGGCTTCCAACTGCCCGACATTGGCGTGCAATTGCGTAATGCGCGGCGGGACTTCGAGGTCGGATCTTCCAATCTGGAACCGGTCAAGACCAACAACTACGAACTCGGCTGGCGCGGCGACCTGGGCGAGCAGACCCTGGCATCGCTGGCCATTTTCTATACCACTTCCAAATTGGGGGATGTGCAAAGCTTCAACAATGGCCTGATCCTCACGCGCACCCAGGAACGGATCTACGGTGTTGAGGGCAGTGCCGACTGGCTGACCCGCCACGAGCATTGGGGGGCAGGGGGGAGCTTCACCTGGATGAAAGGGCGCGAGCAACCGGACGGAGGCGATTGGCAAGACATGACGGGCTACCGTATTCCACCGCTGAAGCTGACGGCTTATCTTCAATACAAACCTGACGAAGACTGGACCCACCGCGTGCAGGCGACTTACTTTGGCGCAGAGGACTACCGCCTCAATGGCGTAGAGAGTTTTGGCAGACGCAGGGTGGAGGTTTACACCACGGTGGACGTCATCAGCCAGTACCAACTGAGTGAAGGGGATCAGATCAGCGTAGGCGTACAGAACCTGTTCAATCGGTACTATTATCCGCTCTATAGCCAGCTGATGCGGAACAGCAACAATACCAGCCACTTGCCAGCGCCCGGTGCCGTAATCACAGCGAGTTATACCCACCGATGGTGA
- a CDS encoding FecR family protein, with protein MSRLRDKNDAAVDDALATCREDLKLRFPLPSPPPARKPRKSTKAVSLLVLALVAGAVWQNPAYRNEHYVTQVGQRQSVQLADGSQIKLDGGSEVRVSWHLRSRNIELVRGQALFAVSPMLYRPFLVDAGTAAIRVVGTRFNVNRYSDDVRVTVAQGQVEVKGRALDRTSQLLAGQQLLVHNGIPADVVKSSVEDAIAWQQSRWVFEGTPLVEVVAALQRYYAQPVELVGPEVGRLPVSGVFNSDQAETLLALLPEILPVKVTREGANLRIHPKGAKNNSPTR; from the coding sequence GTGAGCCGTCTACGCGATAAAAACGATGCCGCAGTCGATGATGCGCTGGCCACGTGTCGCGAGGACTTGAAGCTGCGTTTCCCTCTACCCAGCCCGCCACCTGCCAGAAAGCCTCGCAAAAGCACCAAGGCAGTCTCGTTGCTGGTGTTGGCCCTGGTGGCAGGTGCTGTGTGGCAGAACCCTGCGTACCGCAACGAGCACTATGTCACCCAGGTGGGGCAACGCCAGTCGGTGCAGTTGGCCGATGGCAGCCAGATCAAGCTGGACGGTGGCAGCGAGGTGCGCGTGAGCTGGCATTTGCGTAGTCGGAACATTGAGTTGGTACGGGGCCAGGCACTGTTCGCCGTTTCGCCCATGCTGTATCGGCCGTTTCTGGTCGATGCAGGCACTGCCGCTATACGTGTGGTCGGCACCCGATTCAACGTCAATAGATACTCGGATGATGTCCGGGTGACTGTTGCCCAAGGCCAGGTGGAAGTCAAAGGGCGGGCCTTGGACCGTACCTCGCAGCTGCTGGCCGGGCAGCAGTTGCTCGTCCACAACGGCATCCCCGCTGACGTGGTCAAGAGCAGTGTCGAAGACGCGATTGCATGGCAGCAAAGCCGATGGGTGTTCGAAGGCACACCACTGGTTGAGGTCGTTGCCGCACTGCAACGTTACTACGCCCAGCCGGTCGAGCTGGTGGGGCCTGAAGTAGGGCGCTTGCCGGTTTCAGGTGTTTTCAACAGCGACCAAGCCGAAACCTTGCTGGCGCTGCTGCCTGAAATTCTTCCGGTAAAGGTCACCAGGGAAGGCGCAAACCTGCGCATTCACCCCAAAGGGGCAAAAAATAATTCGCCAACGAGGTAG